One Epinephelus fuscoguttatus linkage group LG10, E.fuscoguttatus.final_Chr_v1 genomic window carries:
- the LOC125896411 gene encoding spindlin-1-like isoform X1, with protein sequence MRTRSLCRYKRIVLRKRSSGELSDTLSPDPNSILGVRIQHNWREKGNQSKWKGTVLDRLSVNPSLFMVKYDGFDCVYGIELFKDDRVSNLQVLSENVVNNKIKMPPGAEELVGKAVEHLFEKEDGEKNEWRGMVLSRAPIMTNWYYITYEKDPVLYMYQLWDDYADGDLRILPEAENKHLLPADRKPGEETESLVGKQVEYVTDKGVKRTGLVIYQVPAKPSVYYIKYDDDFHIHVYDLVKTT encoded by the exons atgaggacccgctccctatgtagatataaacggatcgttttaag AAAGCGGAGCAGTGGGGAGCTGAGCGACACGTTGAGCCCGGATCCCAACAGCATCCTGGGTGTCCGCATTCAGCATAACTGGCGTGAGAAGGGGAACCAGAGCAAATGGAAGGGAACGGTGCTCGACAGGCTCAGCGTGAACCCTTCTCTCTTCATGGTGAAGTATGACGGCTTTGACTGCGTCTATGGCATCGAGCTGTTTAAGGACGACAGAGTGTCGAACCTGCAGGTCTTGTCGGAAAATGTTG TAAACAACAAGATCAAGATGCCTCCAGGGGCGGAGGAGCTGGTGGGCAAAGCTGTGGAGCATCTGTTTGAAAAGGAAGATGGAGAAAAGAACGAGTGGAGGGGCATGGTCCTTTCCAGAGCTCCCATTATGACCAACTGGTATTATATCACTTATGAAAAGGACCCCGTACTTTATATGTACCAGCTGTGGGACGACTATGCTGACGGAGACCTCAGGATTCTGCCTGAAGCAG AAAACAAGCACCTGTTGCCAGCAGACAGGAAGCCAGGAGAGGAGACGGAGAGCCTGGTGGGGAAACAGGTGGAGTATGTTACTGACAAGGGTGTGAAGAGAACAGGCCTGGTCATCTACCAGGTCCCAGCCAAGCCCTCTGTCTACTATATCAAATATGATGATGACTTTCATATCCATGTCTATGACCTGGTGAAAACCACCTAG
- the micos13 gene encoding MICOS complex subunit MIC13, with protein sequence MAAKILPVLKLATKVTIAGGALYVACDSGLLGSSEQGSEALGKARAAIPPAIDEWMKYFGLEAQLPTMPKIEFSPIQAWNSGVRTSISALSEAPTKATGYTNQGLQYLKDLTK encoded by the exons ATGGCGGCAAAGATTTTGCCTGTTCTGAA ACTGGCCACCAAGGTGACCATTGCAGGAGGAGCTCTCTACGTAGCCTGTGACTCTGGTCTGTTGGGGAGCAGTGAGCAGGGATCAGAGGCTCTGGGGAAGGCCAGGGCTGCAATACCACCTGCTATCGATGAATGGATGAAGTACTTTGGCCTGGAG gcTCAGCTTCCAACCATGCCTAAGATTGAATTCTCCCCCATTCAGGCATGGAACTCTG GAGTGCGGACGTCAATTTCAGCTCTTTCAGAGGCTCCAACAAAAGCAACTGGATACACAAATCAGGGTTTGCAGTACCTGAAAGACCTCACCAAGTAA
- the hsd11b1la gene encoding hydroxysteroid 11-beta-dehydrogenase 1-like protein, whose protein sequence is MGAFTKIILASLCVAFLAVKWTAPNFDAESLRGARVLVTGASTGIGEQMAYHYARFGAQIVITARREKVLQQVAEKCLSLGAQKALYIAADMSNESDPDKAVDFALEKLGGLDYLVLNHIGPSPFSMWEGDVEHTKWLMKVNFFSYIQMTWKALAALEQSKGSLVVVSSLLGKMPSPFVAPYTSTKFALNGFFGALGHELAMKKSNVSISICTLGLIDTDSAMEKVRGVTSVPAYPASDAALNIIKTGATRQPELFYPWFTHIVTLTKDWIPSMTNYVIQKSYKYSP, encoded by the exons ATGGGAGCTTTTACAAAAATCATATTGGCTAGTCTATGTGTGGCTTTCCTAGCTGTCAAGTGGACTGCACCCAATTTTGACGCAG AGTCTCTTAGAGGTGCCAGAGTGCTGGTGACGGGGGCCAGTACGGGTATTGGTGAACAAATGGCATATCACTATGCCCGCTTTGGAGCCCAGATAGTAATTACAGCCAGAAGGGAGAAAGTGTTACAGCAG GTTGCAGAGAAGTGTCTGAGTTTGGGAGCCCAGAAGGCTCTCTACATAGCCGCAGACATGTCCAATGAGTCAGACCCTGACAAAGCTGTAGATTTTGCTCTGGAAAAGCTTGGAGGGTTGGATTATCTGGTTCTCAACCACATCGGCCCGAGCCCCTTCAGCATGTGGGAGGGAGATGTGGAGCACACCAAGTGGCTGATGAAG GTCAATTTCTTCAGCTACATTCAGATGACCTGGAAAGCTCTGGCTGCCCTTGAGCAAAGCAAAGGATCACTGGTGGTTGTTTCATCACTTTTAG GTAAAATGCCCAGTCCCTTCGTAGCACCATATACCTCAACAAAATTTGCCTTGAATGGTTTCTTCGGGGCCCTCGGACACGAACTGGCGATGAAGAAGAGCAATGTGTCCATCTCTATATGTACACTGGGGCTCATTGATACTGATTCAGCTATGGAAAAAGTCAG GGGAGTCACCAGCGTACCAGCCTACCCTGCCTCAGACGCAGCCTTGAACATCATCAAAACAGGAGCTACGAGACAGCCGGAGCTCTTCTACCCTTGGTTCACCCACATTGTGACTCTGACTAAAGACTGGATCCCTTCCATGACAAACTATGTCATCCAGAAGTCCTACAAATACAGCCCATGA
- the LOC125896411 gene encoding spindlin-1-like isoform X2 codes for MSKKRGRKRSSGELSDTLSPDPNSILGVRIQHNWREKGNQSKWKGTVLDRLSVNPSLFMVKYDGFDCVYGIELFKDDRVSNLQVLSENVVNNKIKMPPGAEELVGKAVEHLFEKEDGEKNEWRGMVLSRAPIMTNWYYITYEKDPVLYMYQLWDDYADGDLRILPEAENKHLLPADRKPGEETESLVGKQVEYVTDKGVKRTGLVIYQVPAKPSVYYIKYDDDFHIHVYDLVKTT; via the exons ATGTCCAAGAAAAGGGGCAG AAAGCGGAGCAGTGGGGAGCTGAGCGACACGTTGAGCCCGGATCCCAACAGCATCCTGGGTGTCCGCATTCAGCATAACTGGCGTGAGAAGGGGAACCAGAGCAAATGGAAGGGAACGGTGCTCGACAGGCTCAGCGTGAACCCTTCTCTCTTCATGGTGAAGTATGACGGCTTTGACTGCGTCTATGGCATCGAGCTGTTTAAGGACGACAGAGTGTCGAACCTGCAGGTCTTGTCGGAAAATGTTG TAAACAACAAGATCAAGATGCCTCCAGGGGCGGAGGAGCTGGTGGGCAAAGCTGTGGAGCATCTGTTTGAAAAGGAAGATGGAGAAAAGAACGAGTGGAGGGGCATGGTCCTTTCCAGAGCTCCCATTATGACCAACTGGTATTATATCACTTATGAAAAGGACCCCGTACTTTATATGTACCAGCTGTGGGACGACTATGCTGACGGAGACCTCAGGATTCTGCCTGAAGCAG AAAACAAGCACCTGTTGCCAGCAGACAGGAAGCCAGGAGAGGAGACGGAGAGCCTGGTGGGGAAACAGGTGGAGTATGTTACTGACAAGGGTGTGAAGAGAACAGGCCTGGTCATCTACCAGGTCCCAGCCAAGCCCTCTGTCTACTATATCAAATATGATGATGACTTTCATATCCATGTCTATGACCTGGTGAAAACCACCTAG